A genomic stretch from Lathyrus oleraceus cultivar Zhongwan6 chromosome 2, CAAS_Psat_ZW6_1.0, whole genome shotgun sequence includes:
- the LOC127123318 gene encoding uncharacterized protein LOC127123318 produces the protein MAAQSSQFQEETRSNLRNTGASIKNLEVQMSQIAQQLAGSQTPGALSSVTVTNTREHNNVSAVTTRSGKAKEVPEKDDEQEDQLLEVDLEIKENEVVSEEVTVPKPVVKEKGMKIPVKKKDRGSVTIPCTIGDRSFKKALIDLGASVSLMPLSIYKRLGIGRMQDT, from the exons atgGCAGCTCAAAGTTCACAATTTCAAGAGGAGACTAGAAGTAATCTGAGAAACACTGGTGCTTCAATAAAAAATCTGGAAGTGCAAATGAGTCAGATTGCTCAACAACTTGCGGGTTCGCAAACACCAGGTGCATTATCGAGTGTTACAGTTACAAATAcaagagagcataataatgtgagtgcggtaaccACAAGGAGTGGTAAGGCAAAAGAAGTCCCTGAAAAAGATGATGAACAAGAAGAccaattgcttgaagttgatttggagataaaagaaaatgaggttgtTAGTGAAGAGGTGACGGTACCTAAACCGGTGGTTAAAGAAAAA ggtatgaagatccCGGTAAAGAAAAAAGATCGAGGCTCGGTAACTATCCCTTGCACCATCGGGGATAGATCTTTCAAGAAGGCCCTTATAGACTTGGGGGCAAGTGTGAGCCTCATGCCTTTATCCATCTACAAGCGGTTGGGGATTGGAAGAATGCAGGATACCtga